One Faecalispora anaeroviscerum genomic window carries:
- a CDS encoding electron transfer flavoprotein subunit alpha/FixB family protein, with protein MSNEAYKGIFVFAQQVDGKLSNVALELVGKSKALAKDLNTEVTAVVLGNKIGHLPEQLGRYGADRVVIAEDPILETYTTEPYAHVITEIVKKYQPEIVLYGATAIGRDLAPRISARVHTGLTADCTALEIEEGTGNLLMTRPAFGGNIMATIACADFRPQMATVRPGVMQRLTPVDNAHPVVETFSVPDLAAHVNVEVLEVIKKVSEKMDIQEANVLVSGGRGMGCPENFKLLEDLADVLGGTVSSSRTAVDAGWVEKDRQVGQTGKTVRPNLYIACGISGAIQHLAGMEESDVIIAINKDPSAPIFEVADYGVVGDAMKILPLFTEQVRKAKAEKSNA; from the coding sequence ATGAGTAACGAAGCATATAAGGGAATATTCGTATTTGCCCAGCAGGTGGACGGAAAGCTGTCCAACGTTGCGCTGGAACTGGTTGGCAAAAGCAAGGCTTTGGCCAAAGATCTGAACACAGAAGTTACCGCTGTTGTGCTGGGTAACAAAATCGGCCATCTGCCGGAGCAGCTGGGCCGTTATGGCGCGGACCGCGTAGTAATCGCGGAGGATCCGATTCTGGAAACCTACACCACCGAGCCTTACGCGCATGTCATTACCGAAATCGTGAAAAAATATCAGCCTGAGATCGTGCTGTACGGTGCAACCGCTATTGGCCGCGACCTCGCTCCCCGTATTTCCGCCAGAGTGCACACCGGCCTGACCGCCGACTGCACCGCGTTGGAGATCGAAGAGGGCACCGGCAACCTGCTGATGACCCGCCCCGCATTCGGCGGCAACATCATGGCCACCATCGCCTGCGCGGACTTCCGTCCTCAGATGGCGACCGTTCGCCCCGGCGTAATGCAGCGCCTGACTCCCGTGGATAACGCTCACCCGGTTGTGGAGACCTTCTCTGTTCCCGATCTGGCTGCGCATGTCAACGTGGAAGTGCTCGAAGTCATCAAGAAGGTCAGCGAGAAGATGGATATTCAGGAAGCCAATGTGCTGGTTTCCGGCGGACGCGGCATGGGCTGCCCCGAGAACTTCAAGCTCCTCGAAGACCTGGCAGATGTTCTGGGTGGTACTGTTTCCTCTTCCCGTACCGCGGTTGACGCGGGCTGGGTTGAGAAAGACCGTCAGGTTGGTCAGACCGGTAAAACGGTTCGCCCGAATCTGTATATTGCCTGCGGCATTTCCGGTGCCATTCAGCACCTGGCCGGCATGGAAGAATCCGATGTCATTATCGCGATCAATAAAGACCCCAGCGCTCCCATCTTTGAGGTGGCAGACTACGGTGTTGTGGGCGACGCGATGAAAATCTTGCCTTTGTTCACAGAGCAGGTAAGAAAAGCTAAGGCAGAAAAAAGCAACGCCTGA
- a CDS encoding electron transfer flavoprotein subunit beta/FixA family protein → MKIVVSIKQVPDTNEVKLDQATGTLIREGVPSIINPDDKAGLEAALRLKDQVGAHVTVLTMGPPQATLALREALAMGADEAILVTDRAFGGADTWATSSTLASAISKLDYDLIITGRQAIDGDTAQVGPQIAEHLGLPNVSYAEELWVEGDSLKIKRQYEDCYHIIRVKTPCLITALAEMNEPRYMTPGGIFDAFQKEITEWHRADLDVDDSNIGLKGSPTRVKKSFTKAVKGQGTVVTMEPEESANWLTDRLREKFIL, encoded by the coding sequence GTGAAAATCGTTGTAAGCATTAAGCAGGTTCCGGATACCAATGAGGTAAAGCTGGACCAAGCGACAGGAACCCTGATTCGTGAAGGCGTTCCCAGCATTATCAATCCGGACGACAAGGCCGGCCTTGAGGCTGCCCTCCGTTTGAAAGACCAGGTTGGCGCGCATGTTACCGTTCTGACCATGGGCCCGCCCCAGGCAACCCTCGCTTTGCGCGAGGCTCTGGCTATGGGTGCTGATGAAGCAATCCTTGTGACCGACCGCGCATTCGGCGGCGCCGACACCTGGGCTACTTCCTCCACTCTGGCTTCCGCTATTTCGAAGCTGGATTATGATCTTATCATTACCGGCCGTCAGGCCATTGACGGCGACACCGCACAGGTTGGCCCGCAGATCGCCGAGCACCTCGGCCTGCCCAACGTCAGCTATGCGGAAGAGCTGTGGGTTGAGGGTGATAGCCTGAAGATCAAACGCCAGTATGAAGACTGCTATCACATCATTCGCGTCAAAACACCTTGCCTCATTACCGCTTTGGCCGAAATGAATGAACCCCGCTATATGACTCCCGGCGGCATTTTTGACGCCTTCCAGAAAGAAATCACCGAGTGGCACAGAGCAGACCTTGACGTTGACGACAGCAACATTGGTCTGAAGGGCTCCCCCACCCGTGTGAAGAAGTCCTTTACCAAGGCTGTTAAAGGACAGGGCACCGTTGTAACGATGGAGCCCGAAGAGTCTGCCAACTGGCTGACTGATCGTCTGCGTGAAAAATTCATTCTGTAG
- a CDS encoding acyl-CoA dehydrogenase yields MNFELNNEQSMAREMFAAFAEKEVKPLAHDIDEEERFPVETVEKMQKYGFFGIPYPKELGGQGCDVLTYIMCVEELSKVCGTTGVIISAHTSLCCDPIYKFGTKEQKEKYLIPLASGKKIGAYGLTEPGAGTDASGQQTKAVLEGDHYVLNGSKIFITNGGVADIYVVFAMTDKSKGVKGISGFIVEKGFPGFSIGKKEKKMGIRGSATTELVFENCIVPKENLLGQEGKGFTVAMTTLDGGRIGIAAQALGIAEGALDETIKYVKERKQFGRSIAAFQNTQFRIADMKTKIDAAKLLVYRAAILKQAGAKFSTEAAMAKLFAAETAMAVTTECVQLFGGYGYTREYPVERMMRDAKITEIYEGTSEVQRMVISNALLK; encoded by the coding sequence ATGAATTTTGAGCTGAACAACGAGCAGTCGATGGCTCGGGAAATGTTCGCGGCCTTTGCAGAAAAGGAAGTAAAGCCCTTAGCTCACGACATTGATGAGGAAGAGCGCTTTCCAGTAGAGACCGTTGAAAAAATGCAGAAGTACGGCTTTTTCGGAATTCCGTATCCGAAGGAGCTCGGCGGCCAGGGCTGCGATGTTCTGACCTACATCATGTGCGTGGAGGAGCTTTCTAAGGTTTGCGGTACAACGGGCGTTATTATTTCCGCACACACCTCTCTTTGCTGTGACCCGATCTACAAGTTCGGTACCAAAGAGCAGAAAGAAAAATATCTCATTCCGCTTGCTTCCGGCAAAAAGATCGGCGCCTACGGCCTGACCGAGCCCGGTGCGGGCACGGACGCTTCCGGCCAGCAGACCAAGGCTGTGCTGGAGGGCGACCACTATGTTCTCAACGGCAGCAAAATTTTCATCACCAACGGCGGTGTTGCCGACATTTATGTTGTATTTGCTATGACCGATAAGTCCAAGGGCGTAAAGGGAATCTCCGGGTTTATCGTAGAGAAGGGCTTCCCTGGTTTCTCGATCGGCAAAAAAGAGAAGAAGATGGGTATCCGCGGCTCCGCTACCACTGAGCTGGTATTTGAGAACTGCATCGTTCCCAAGGAGAACCTGCTTGGTCAGGAGGGCAAGGGCTTTACCGTTGCCATGACTACGCTGGACGGCGGCCGTATCGGCATTGCCGCACAGGCGCTGGGCATTGCCGAGGGCGCTCTGGACGAGACCATTAAATACGTAAAAGAGAGAAAGCAGTTTGGTCGTTCCATTGCTGCGTTCCAGAACACACAGTTCCGCATTGCGGATATGAAGACCAAAATTGACGCTGCAAAGCTGCTCGTGTACCGCGCGGCTATCTTGAAGCAGGCTGGCGCCAAGTTCTCTACCGAGGCTGCTATGGCCAAGCTGTTTGCAGCGGAAACCGCGATGGCTGTTACCACTGAGTGCGTCCAGCTGTTCGGCGGCTACGGCTACACCAGAGAATATCCCGTGGAGCGCATGATGCGTGACGCAAAGATCACCGAAATCTACGAAGGCACCAGTGAAGTGCAGCGCATGGTTATTTCCAACGCGCTTTTGAAATAA
- a CDS encoding enoyl-CoA hydratase-related protein: MSLVTFEAKHDNLIGILTMNRPQALNAVNLEVMKDLEQALNEAKSSGVRCLIVTGSGEKAFVAGADIGEMRNLSKQQGEEFGLLGDRIYHLVEQFPAPVIAAVNGFALGGGCELSLACDIRLASEKAVFALPEVGLGITPGWGGMQKLARAIGPGKAKEMVFTAGKIKAQEALELGLVNAVYAPEELLAKAEELALKIAANAPVAVLNAKRAMNEGVGLGLWQAAELEAKYFGDCFETQDQREAMGAFVEKRKPAPFVGK; this comes from the coding sequence ATGAGTCTGGTTACATTTGAAGCAAAACATGATAATCTCATCGGGATTCTGACCATGAACCGCCCCCAGGCGCTTAACGCGGTAAACCTGGAGGTTATGAAGGATCTTGAACAAGCACTGAATGAGGCTAAATCAAGCGGCGTTCGCTGCCTGATTGTCACCGGCTCCGGTGAGAAGGCTTTCGTAGCCGGTGCGGACATTGGCGAAATGCGAAATCTTTCTAAACAGCAGGGTGAAGAATTCGGCCTGCTCGGCGACAGAATTTACCATCTGGTTGAGCAGTTCCCCGCCCCGGTAATCGCGGCGGTCAACGGCTTTGCTTTGGGTGGTGGCTGCGAGCTTTCGCTGGCCTGCGATATTCGCCTTGCGTCTGAAAAAGCAGTGTTCGCACTTCCAGAGGTGGGCCTTGGCATCACTCCCGGTTGGGGCGGCATGCAGAAGCTGGCCCGGGCAATCGGCCCCGGCAAAGCGAAGGAAATGGTATTTACCGCCGGCAAAATCAAGGCGCAGGAAGCCTTGGAGCTTGGTCTGGTCAATGCGGTGTACGCGCCGGAAGAACTGCTCGCAAAAGCTGAGGAGTTGGCGCTGAAGATTGCCGCAAATGCTCCGGTGGCCGTGCTCAATGCAAAGCGCGCCATGAACGAGGGTGTTGGCCTTGGCCTGTGGCAGGCTGCCGAGCTGGAGGCTAAATACTTTGGCGATTGTTTTGAAACTCAGGATCAACGGGAAGCGATGGGAGCGTTTGTGGAGAAACGTAAGCCCGCGCCATTCGTTGGCAAATAA
- a CDS encoding acetyl-CoA hydrolase/transferase family protein: MGWKDLYAQRKMTAEEAVARVRSGDRVVTPNAAGAPVHLINALVARKDELKNVEIAHMVPLAKAPYTAPEMEGHFVHNAIFVGGATRATIEAGIGDYTPCFFHKIPELFDTTMPVDVALIHVSAPDEHGWCSYGVTVDYEKHAAEVAKVVIAQVNENMPRTLGDSFIHVSDMDCIVECNDPILELGAPKITEIEKKIGGYCADLIHDGDTLQLGIGAIPDAVLLFLKEKKDLGIHTEMFSDGVVELVEAGVINNSKKTLHKGKSVATFLMGTRRLYDYVNNNPAVEMYPVNYVNDPVVIAKNDNLVSINSCVQIDFLGQVVSESIGPTQISGVGGQIDFIRGASMSRGGRSILAMTSTAAGGKVSKIVPFIDQWSAVTTSRNDVQYVVTEYGIAELRGHTVRDRARSLIEIAHPDFHDSLKEEFEKRFHTNY, encoded by the coding sequence ATGGGTTGGAAAGATCTGTACGCGCAACGAAAAATGACCGCTGAAGAAGCGGTAGCCCGCGTTCGTTCTGGCGACAGGGTGGTAACACCCAACGCGGCGGGCGCGCCGGTTCATTTGATCAATGCACTGGTTGCGCGAAAAGACGAGCTGAAGAACGTGGAAATTGCCCACATGGTGCCTCTGGCAAAAGCGCCGTACACAGCGCCGGAGATGGAAGGGCACTTTGTCCATAACGCAATTTTTGTAGGCGGTGCCACCCGCGCCACGATTGAGGCCGGCATTGGCGATTATACGCCCTGTTTTTTCCATAAGATTCCTGAGTTGTTTGATACCACTATGCCGGTGGATGTGGCGCTGATCCACGTTTCTGCCCCCGACGAGCACGGCTGGTGCAGCTACGGTGTAACGGTAGATTACGAAAAGCATGCCGCAGAAGTCGCAAAGGTGGTCATTGCTCAGGTAAATGAGAATATGCCCCGCACATTGGGAGACAGTTTCATTCACGTGAGCGATATGGACTGCATTGTGGAGTGCAACGACCCGATTCTCGAGCTTGGCGCCCCCAAAATTACCGAGATTGAAAAGAAAATCGGTGGCTACTGCGCCGATCTGATTCACGACGGAGATACGCTGCAGCTTGGAATCGGCGCGATTCCGGACGCTGTGCTTCTGTTCCTGAAAGAGAAAAAGGATCTCGGCATCCATACGGAAATGTTCTCGGACGGCGTGGTCGAGCTGGTGGAAGCCGGCGTGATCAACAATTCTAAAAAGACGCTGCACAAGGGAAAGAGCGTTGCAACCTTCCTGATGGGCACTCGGCGTTTGTACGATTATGTCAACAACAATCCGGCGGTGGAAATGTACCCAGTCAATTACGTGAATGACCCTGTGGTCATCGCGAAAAACGACAATCTGGTGTCAATCAACTCCTGCGTGCAGATCGATTTTCTGGGACAGGTCGTATCCGAAAGCATCGGTCCGACTCAGATCAGCGGTGTAGGCGGGCAGATCGATTTTATTCGCGGCGCTTCCATGAGCCGCGGCGGGCGTTCGATTTTGGCGATGACCTCCACGGCGGCAGGCGGCAAGGTTTCGAAGATTGTGCCGTTTATCGACCAGTGGTCGGCGGTGACCACCTCCCGCAACGACGTTCAGTATGTTGTAACGGAGTATGGAATCGCGGAGCTGCGCGGGCATACCGTTCGCGACAGAGCCCGCAGCCTGATTGAAATAGCTCACCCGGATTTCCACGATTCCTTGAAAGAGGAATTTGAAAAGCGTTTCCATACAAACTATTAA